In Candidatus Sulfotelmatobacter sp., the genomic stretch CGGCGAACTCTTCGGTCTGGATGTCGATGTCGTCGAGGTGTTTCATGGACCGGCGCGCCCCGGGTTCACGCGAGTCTTCGCCAGGGCCCGAACCTGCGTTCTAGGCCCGCAGCTCCCCGCTCACGCTGTCGGCCAGCACCGTCGCGCGATTGTTGCTCACCTCGAAGAAGCCGCCGCTCACCCGCAGCTGCTCCTCGGGGCCGCCGGGGCGCCGAACCGTGAGCGCGCCCGCGCCGAGCGATGTCACCAGC encodes the following:
- the atpC gene encoding ATP synthase F1 subunit epsilon translates to MATTFQLAILTPERSVFDGAVEYVQVPGAEGYLGVLAHHAALVTSLGAGALTVRRPGGPEEQLRVSGGFFEVSNNRATVLADSVSGELRA